The Pungitius pungitius chromosome 10, fPunPun2.1, whole genome shotgun sequence DNA window tcctcgtccttgtcctccccccgtcctcctcctcttattcTCACTGCTCTGGCTccgtttctaatgttgtcatccattgctccaaaacagaagagctcacctgttgcccgtTTATGCAAAAGGCAGATTGTCAAGGCGGCTGGTGCGGGTCAAGGCatggaggactcagacgcagagttttccaaaaaaaaaaaaaaaatccaaagcgAGGACGGACATGCACCAACGCCGGGTacactcaacaatgacgcgacaggggacaacaggcacaccaggcttaaatacactagggaggtgcaggtgattggacacaggtagaaacaatcaggcaatcacaggacaaggcaggaagtgatgtTACCCAGGAAcaaaagagacatgaaaactacaaaataagacaagaagcagacccaaaccgtgacacagatttttttttttttttttgtgaaataactATTTTGTGTTCTGACTTTGTCTTGGTTTTGATGAGTGTGAATATACACCAATACTTGACGTTTGGATCCTTATGTTTACATGACACTCTGACAAAAGTATGACCTCAAATTGACACCTGTACACACAGAaagcaaaatgaatacaaaaagtgTTTTGTATTCATACCATCAGTGTGTACCATTAGTGTGTAGTTGACAcattcttgagtaattttgacaattgaacagacttttgtgcatgtgatgacttgtACAATGAAATTatgctgagacgttttggagcgaaaaacaattagactgagaatcaagtgagaatcagtttagatcaacaaaaTCTATTCAATTGTGCTAAACGtgggctacatgtacttaatcatttgcaaatatGTACTGAGACATTAAGACATGTAtttagacatttgcaatttaaccaaatgaatgagaaattcaattctgtattgagaaattgccaagtggtttggaggtttgtccatgttatgagaatgtaatttctgttttaaaaaatgagccaaaccaatggaaaaaaactgtaatgggAATAAATCCTTGTAGCAAGTTCTAGTAAAAAGTCCTAAACCAAAAAACATTCATGCAGATGTTGACAGAACGGCATATTTAACTATGAAATATGTAATATTGTATTCCATTTCTATTCCATTTCTAACAGATTCCCCCAATGTGCTGCACACTGAACCTTTAAAGGCCCATGTGAATGTTCCAACAGCAAAGTGAAAAACTGGATCCAAACTTACTACTTACTTTGTGCCCTACTGGAGAGGAAAGCTTCCACCAGCTACTTTTTGCTCTTGGCCCTACTGGATTACTCGGTCCATTTCTAAGTCCAACCTCTCTATGGAATTGTTTGAGCCAATGGAATTGAGGCAGACTCACATGGGATAGAGCGGCAGCTTCCTTAGCCAGTAAAAAGCGGATACATGTAAAttgagaaatgacgctccgcttgGATAGAATGAAAACAGACCCTGAAAAGGAAGTGAATGCTTTGGAAGAGACGTAATGtgatttggtgtgttttttcttaactCAGGAAGGTTTTTCTGAGAGTGTGTTAAATATATTGTAATCTTCAGGGTGGAAGGGCTGTTTCTTTGCGCTTTTTCCTCAcgggtttccatggatcatgtttgtgtctggacCCTGTTGCTTCCTCCTGCCATGGTCCTGCTGACACTATCATTATaaatattaatcacattactatcaaggtcatcataaaccaacattaccgaCTTTGCCTCTTTCTTGAAGTCTTTGGGCTTTCCCtccctgatggtggttgtacaCCTGGCATACTACTCATTTGTCGGATGAATGGGACATCTTTAACATTCATTCTCATTGATTGCATTCTGTCCCTCCTGGTGTAGCGATCCCTCCTCTGCTGTTCTCCCTAAGCTTTTTTGGAGAGTTCTCCTGTACCTGAGGGTtacgggacagaggatgtcacatgtgtactgTGCACTATAGAGCCTTTTGAGGCAAATTtctaatttgcaattttggggtACAGAAAATAAACTGAATTGAAGCAGTAGTTACAGTGAGGAGTAGATTCATTCAGGGATAGTGGCAGAAACCAAGAGCAGAGTTGAATTAGCTGCAATGTTTCTGATTCAAAATGAGCCAAATATAAGCCAAACATGAAAATGCTTCTACATGTGGTAGAGGACCTGCACTCCACATTCTTCATCAACACACAGATTCAACTGAGATACATCATTCAAAGCATCAAAAATAAAGGAAGTAATATCTCTCTCAAAGTGTCTGTTCAATGACTAAATTCCAGCTCCCGATGTGTCCTTCTTGGCCTTCTTGTTGCAACTGGCTTTCTGGGCTCTTCCCCtcttcagctgctgctcctccagtctctgctgcttcttctgcaAGTATGCCGTCACGTTGTCGAAGCTCACCTTGTGCAGATGCTCGAAGCGGCTGTCGGTCCTGCTGGAGGCTGTGTAGGAGAGAGACAGGAACCACATGCACATGGCTGGTACATAAACCCAAACCTTTAATGCACAGGTCATATCTGACGGTATATATGTTGATTTCATCTGGATTTGTCTTTGGAAGATGGAAGCAACATTATATGCTGTCCACCCTGACAATTTGTCCAAGCAGGCAGAGTGGAATCACAATGAGGTTTACTTCAGACCACCATTCCACTGCTGGCTTTTGAAGTCTGAACATAATTGGCGGACTGTCTGGGGAAATCCTTGTCTGATTAGGAGCAACCGTTTTCATCCCTCTTTGAATGGAGTGGATCTTATATCGAGAAAGATTAGTGGACCTACTCCATCACACACCCAGAGGCCACACTGATCAAACCAGTCACGTGAACAAAAGCCACGCTGAATAAAGCCCTTGCCAGCGATGCCAGATGTTTCAGGGTGGCTACCGCCTGCAGTTTTCCTCCCATAGCATCATACTGGTGTGTAGCCGTCACAGCTTCTTCAGCAGGCAGCAGAATTTATTCTTGCACCTCACATCGGACACGATATATTGCAAAGTTTGTTGAGGCACTGGTATTGCTTCTGGTGGCAACACTGGCAACAGCAAACACGCTAACTTGCTGGCCAGTTGTGAGCGGTAAACACCTGTTCAGGTGGCCGGCGGTCCtattcggggtcaatgaatgaatatttgaaaAGATATACCGGAATACCGTCATAATCTTACAGAATACCGTGATAtgaatttttggccataccaTGCAACCTACTGCAGGCAAATTCCATCTAAAAAGGTGAAGAGTGAGAGTGGCTGAGAGGCAAAAAGGCCACATTGAGTGTatagaggctgtgtgtgtgtgtgatgactcACCCTCAAGTGTCTCCCAGTGTGGCTTGAAGGCTTCAGTCACTCTGTTCAGTTCGGGACTCTCCGCATCACACTAGATGGAGCAGAGTAGAGCACAGTGTTATTGTAAACACCTGACAAAACAAACCCATGATTTCATTGCAAATGTAGCAAATATTTAGATTTGAATAATGTCAATATCGTGCAATATGTGCTCAGTTAGGATGAATGTCTGAATGCATCACACTCTACCTCCCAGAAGTCTCGCCTGTGTGTGTAAATTTGTAGTGGTGCATCAATGGCGTCCATCAGCACCCAGAGACGGCCCTCTGGGTCAAAGGCAATGTCCAGAGGACAGTGGGGCAGAGACATCCTGCTCTGCAGCACCAGTTTCTCCTTGCCATCGTGGTGCAGGGTAAAAAACTGAAGGGTGGACACTCTGAGGACACACATGACAAACTGCTGAATCAATCGAGTGTTCATCCAGCCCTGTTTTAATTGTATTCTGAAAGTGAAGCTTTAACTTTGTGATATTGACCCAAGTATCATCCACATGTACAGTATAGAGTATAAAGGTCTCAAATAACCTTCATTTAAAAGCATCAAAGGGGAAATTTAATTTAAAGCGACAGATTGCAGTCATGTATATATTTCAGCGCCAAAGATGTAGACATTTGAGAAGCCTTGATGCATGTGGAACAATTCTCTCTCCTACTTGCAAGTATCAcataataaatgtcctgttaaaTCATTGTGTGGAATAATATTTTACGAACAGGTCAGCTGTGCCTCAATTCCGCTAAGCTTAAGGACGCATTCGTCATACGTCACTGCGGCAGCGACTCGCCTGTCCCATTCCGCCGGCTCCTCCGAAGGTGGTCGAGGAACGCAACCCTCCAGGAGCTGAATTGGAGGACACATCGGATCTATCCTTTgcggcccagcatatcccagcatgcaggatttaatttattcagagttcacttttaaataaGTAATAGAGTAATAGAATCCCTTTGAATATCTACCAATAGAGGTTATAATATAGAACATCACATCTTAGTTTATGAAATCACTTTAGATACGTGACGTTGGTAACCAATGTCGTGTTTTAAGAGGTGAGAACAAACTGTCCTTAGTTGTAACATTAACTCTGTCATGCTTTGCATagaagttaataaatgtgtttgctatTGTGGTGGTCATTGATGaaatctcctctgccttgatATTGGAttatttagctgaaagtacaagGCTTAACGGATTTAGTTTGAATTTAATACAATTGAAAAATGTTCTTCCCTCTACCGGAAATATATCATGCTCTGGAAAAGCATATCTTTCTAAATTAGATTAAAGAAAATCTTAAGTTTTTAAGGCTTTTTCAAgccagcaggttgctaggcaacagaaGCAGCAGAGGTAAAGCTGATGTTGCAAGCAGGAAGTCGCGCATTTCCCTTTGTAACTCCATTTGCTTGTTTGTTATTAAATGCtttaggcttttttttaaactcgagGCTAGAGCCAATTGATTCTTTTGGCTTTTCGTCTTTGGCTGGGGAGAAGAGAGATGAGCCATGTTCTGCTGTGTAGAcccccagacacacacttaGGGCGCCGCATGGTGTCACAGTAAAGCACTGGCTGGACTAGAAAACAGCAGTGGTATGTTTTCTGGCTCTCAAGAGTTCAGTTTGGCTTTCAGTGTTGAATTCAATTTGGCTTCATTCGCAAGTGCCTTGTTCACTTCAACTGTGGATTGTTAACATAAATACTCATCTAATGATTGCCACATTCAGTCATTACACTCACCTTTCACACTGCACTGCTACGTGGCGATTGTCAGGAGAGCTGGTAATACGGCATACAGTAAACTtgtggaaatgaaaaagacagacAAAGAGGCGTTTGTGTTTTACATGTTTAGAGGTGTCATACAGGGTTTTGACCAACGGATTTCCATGATCAAAAAGTTTGTGAAATCTCTGTATACATAAAAGTGAGAAAATTAAACTATGATAATTCAAAAAAATTTATACAGGgtttcccctacattcaattaGGCCTAAAGAAAGTACGTTTTTTATGTTAACAATTATCCACTATGGATGAGTATCAATAGGCGTTCTCCTGATACCAGTGCTAAAATGatacttttaaaacacactGCTGCCTAAAGAGTGCCTGAACCAACACTTGACGCTCCATATGTGTCTTGATGTGTTGACGTCATGATGGGAGCAagtgcaacacagaagagctgcatgagGCACGAGAGCATATCGTTTATCCACCATGTGACAGAATTTAtgaatagtatattaagttgacccTTGCAAATAAAGTCATGTGTCTGCCgctcaatgacaacaccgaaggaacaatgCCACACCCCCAGTTTAAAATGTCGGTGTCTCGTACGGAGGCGGTGGCCGAAGAGAGACATTGTGCTCAGCGTGTAGCTTTGccagcagtcgccctctgatgtggttcctgtagtagcttcgctagcagcgGCGCACTGCTTCCTTTAGCACGGCGCGTTAATggcgctctcccatgtttgaaatatctaactgTCCTGCCTCCTCATTACTtagtctgctcatcccgggtctctgTCGCAACTCTTAAGTTGCGTTCACAAAACCACGGTGCGAACTATTTGCGCTACGACTATGATAGCCTCCTGCTCATTGTTAAGcttctctctttaaaaccatatgaattatttgaaacatatcttaaatgaaccacgtgaaaatataaaaataccaaatttccatgacttttccaaaacttttgtgattttatttttttccacttccacGCCTGGAAATGAGCCAGTTCCATGTAATACTTAAGTAAGGGCACCAGTGTTTTTTTCAGATATGCTCTAGTTTGAGTGCAACGTAAATGTGGGGGGCATGGGGTCATttcaggaggtgggggggggggggggtgctcctgtcatcggtgtgtgaatgggtgatgACATGAAGTCTTGAAGGGCTTTGGGTGGTCAGAGGACTAGAAAACGTCCCGTCAGTGCTGAAGAATGGTAGAAGCGATACTGAGTGACAAGCAGTGCTGCCAACTCCTAAGCACAGAAAGCCGCTATTGGCTGTTTTAATGGAAGCTGTAGAACatgcgctgtgattggtcagttgGCAAGTCTTGTCCAGCAGAAAGATAGTCTTGCTGTTTGGAGCCACGTTGTATCTGCTAACCTGGGTTGCAACACCGCACCAAAGAGCGGCACGACACTCGCAAGCCACGATGCTCTTGAAAATGTTTGGACAGAgctctttttaactttttttttttaattccagacCTTCTTGGGTCTGGTAAGGGAAAGCAAGAGGAAGGATCAATATAAGCATATCATTTTATGATAATAGAGGTTGAGTCAAGAGGGCGCCacggtgctctttgttttttgttgttaatcatgtttcctgttgcgattcccggagctctttcaccagaaatgagctcttgaacatccaaggaacaactccagtggagttatttccaacttttcttctttgctctGTGGAActactggacattctagtcaaagttgtgctcacctttactcacgcgaggagaggaaagcggctcgttagtgcgactccgcaagcgGTGTTTCTCGCACACccctgccaggcatctttctctctaaACGTGCgcacactgtgcaacaaactggacgaacttcaggTGCTGATGaggacagagacttttctacatcctccgttttgtgcttcacagtgatccaacaacacgGTTCGCCCGCTGTGGAATCTttttatcattaactgcaaacccttttactccccccGTAAGTTtacttcattcatcctggtcggtgtttgcAAGCCGCCGGCGGGTaccgtgcaggaggcacagcggacactagCAGACCAGATACGGTGTGTGGAGCAGACCAAATCATCAGTCAGTGGGACTCATCTTTGGGGACCATGAAACCGGTTACAATGGGACGGGGACACACTTACCTTGTGTTGTGCCTCAGAGCCGGCTGCATCGTTCAGCTCCTTGAAGTCCCAGCTCTGTAGCTTACGGCCAGACTCATACTCCCACAGCTTCATGGTCCCGTCCTAATGGACACGCATTACAGCATTGGTCTCAGTTGAGTGTCTTAGATAAATCTCTGGAGTTTTCACCATACAGTAGATCTTTTCTGCATTTAAATAGAAACTTTTGTCGCACAAAAAACGTGACTGTTTAAATAGTAGGTTTTTAGTATAGGTTTTAGAGAAAATGCATTATTGAAGAAGTGAGCCGTTAGGGGTCACTCCAAACTCTAGCAGGCAATATTTGGTTGAAGTGTAGATCAGCTTTAATTCAATGGATACAACAAAAACACCATGTCAACGGTTTAGGAATTACATCTTCACAGTCTTTCAGAGGCTTGGAAGAAATTCGATGGACTAACATAGATTGGAATTTATGGATGATTTCTAAAACTGAGGAAAGTCCATTGCAGTTAATGGCTTGCTCAAGTCTTTCACCCATAGACATCCGTAAACACCATGATTTCTCCCTTCAGATGCTTTGTCAGGCTTCTAGTGCAGCCTCCTTCAGTTGCTGCTTGTTTGGCTTTCTGCCTTGAGTTCTCCCAAGTGAGTGAAACGCATGTTTAATTGGGTGGAGATCAAGTAACTGACTGAAGAGTATTCCATTTGTTTCCCTTGAGAAGCTCTATGGTTGTCCATGTGGTCATGGCATCATTCAAAGACAACCCAGGAGACAAAGCAAAGGAGGCACAGGCAGCACAGGCTTTGGGACAATTTGGATCAGTTCCACTCGAGGCAAATGCAAAGCTCACACCAATCAATGCAAAGCAGTTCCTACAAAGTCTGATTAACAACACGCCTCTCATTTGAAGGTGAAATGCTTCACAATCTCAGTGTTCTGGATATAAGCAACTGGCCTGGCATACAGCATGGGGAGTCACCAGTAAAAAGACTACAGGTGGTTCAATCTTTGTGAAGGGAAAGCAGTAAATGGTATGAGAGATTTCCTTAAGTACCTAGACAGTGAGCCTGAAAGCCTAAAACCACTCATACGATGCATGCAGACAATCCCTTACAGCACTGCTGAGTGTGACAGGGGCTTCAGTCTCATGAACAATGTCTGCACAGACAAGAGATCTACACTGCTGTTGTCCAATATAAGCAATTTGATGATGATCAGCATAAAAAGCAATCACTCTGCCACACAACCAAGGAGGCAATGTACACCTCAGATGCCCAAGTACAGAAATATTTGCAACGCATTGTAGACCAGCAGGCGGACCGCCCATCTGTAGTGAATTACGGCTCGTTTGTGAGATGTTCAGATTCAGTTGCATTTCTAATAAAGTTAAAGCAGTCTTATCTGTTCTCCAAtccaattgttgtttttcccAGGGCTTTAAATAAACACCATCAATACTGAAACGTCAGTTGTCCCTGTACACTAAGCGCTGTGACGTTTCCATTACAAATTAATGGAAACGTCACAGCACTTAGTGTATGGGGTGTCGCCCTGGGACAGGCGATTAGGAGGCTGGGAGAGGAACATCACAGTATACTCACTACAAAAATATAGACTTCACCACTGCCTGATAGGTCTGTTCATTTTGAATTGAACTGGTCATAGGAAAATGAGGGAACATGTCACACCTGAAACCGTCTGGTAAACAATTCACCAAGTATTTCGTAGCCTCTGGGAATGGGGGTGACTGTGTAAAGATGGCTGTAATTCCTAAACtgttaatgtgatgtttttgttaaatctaTTGAATTAATGCGGAGTCTCCACTTTAACCAAATACTGACTGCTTCAGTTCAAATCACTGGGAGTTGCGCGAAGAGGCAACATTTTAGCAACTAAAGATACAATCAAAATACTTCTCGCCCTGGCAGGACATTTGttaattaactaaatgaacACACACCCCAGATCCAGACAGCAACCAGTGTGGATGACCCGAAGGGACCAGCAGAGCACTGACaaacctaaaaaacaaaaagtattaaCAAAGTCAAACTTTACAAAATCTCAGTGAGCGCGCACACATGTTCCCCTTCAGGTAGCTTCAGTTACTCACTGCTGATGTCCTAGGCAGAAGGACTGGATGTTGTGTGGGGACGCGAGGGGACTCACTCGGATCTTCTCGTCCCGGTCTGCTGTGATGATGTACTTATCATCTGGCGACATGCTCTGAGAAACAGCAGGAGGGGCAATGCCAATAAGTGATTAGAGGATCAATGGGTCGCCAGAATTTCTAGCTCCAAACAGGAAGAAATGAATCCTGCCCGGTATCTTGTTcttttggagtagccaaaagcAGAGTTGATCCCTTTTCAACTCTCAGGGCAAAAGACAGGGAAAAAGCTCAGTGCTGAGAGAAGGAGGACATTATGCAGCTCCCtgataaaacaaacatgtttcacTGGTTGGTTTTCCTTACGACAGCTAGCAGCATAGACAGGTGGCCCATCTTCAGCTCGCCTCGTTTCTGAGGCGTCTCCACTGAGAAGGAGTAGACATCGCCTGATTTGTCAGTCGCAAGCAGCTCGTCCTCTGCCTTGTTGAACATCAAGGAGGTACATCTCCTCACCACCCACCTGTgtaacacacaccaacagcaaGTATTAACACGTGACACCCTCATCTGTGCAGTAAATCTGCTGTGGATAAGATCGTACCGGATACTGATACACTGCCATGACGGCTTACAGCGGAACAAGACCAGTCTCTTCGAGTCATCGGTCAGCGCCATCAGGTTTCCAGATGAAGACACAGCAAAAGCAAGGACTTTGTCCTTTCCCACTTCCTCCGAGGCTCCAGCATcactgaggacagaagagacattTGCATTTCAGACTGCAGGTCCATTCTACAGATCTGGTCatgttaaatctttttttattttgtatgcgTTGCTCCTCTTGCATATGTCTTTCTCTATGTCATCATCTGCTAGTTCCTACCTGCTGTTATCATCCTTCCCATCCGTTGGCTTTTTCTCAGCTGTGCTGCAGTCAAACACAAACCGTTCTCTGCAATAAAAGACAAATTTAGATGAGTTACTGCACACATACTGTGTATCAGTAGATACTAATAAGTCAATTACTAATTATCAAACCATGAGTAACAGCAGCATTAGCCACAATATCAAATTAGGACAAAACACAAGtgtaaaaaaacagtaaaaagatATTATCAAAACAGATGTGTTAAAAcatgtgtgttcatttttaacacatctgtgtgtcttgttcatttatttttgtcattttattgtttttgatatCTATTTGTTTTTGATATCTAATTGATTATATTGATCATATAATCAATTTTTCttaaattagaaaaaaacagtaaaatgactaacaaaaataaatgaacaagcaaagaaattaacaaaataaatcaaatgaataatagTATAATTACAATGTATAACTATAATTAAGAAAATCATCGAGATGGAGAAATTCGAGAAAAAAATGAAGCGCTTCAACCATAAAAGTTTCAGCATCAACCTCTGCACACGTTTCCCAACGCTTACACATGTCGTCCGTGAATCTAACGTTGGACATCTGGCAGTCCGTCCACAgccagctagcgttagctgctAGTCATAACTTATCAAAGTATCACAGAATCAAACCTGGCCTGTTTGGTGTGGATGGCTACGAGCTTCTTGTCGCATGCGAAGATCAACCACTCTCCACAGAAACCAATGGCAGTCatgtttgttgtgtgtatgCGACACGCAGCGGTAGTGCACGCGGAGAACCGTCTTTTGTCGCGCCCTAATGGCGTCACAAACCACACAACTCACGCCCCCCTTTGATAGAGTACAGAATGTACTCTCTCAAAAGAAGGGGCGTGTCTCCCTCCAATGTGTTGTATAATCGTTGTCGATCCATGTCCATGCTGCTGGAGTCCACACCTGCTAAAAAGAAGAGCAGGCCGTATTACTCTAAAGGTGACCTCCATTCTGTTATAATGTCATTATATAAGCTGTCTTCACTGCGCGCTGACAAGCTAAGAGACGTTACTCCAGCTGTTGTATTTTATGGCTGTCTTTTTTCCCCGATGCGGATAGAAACTTGCATAAGAAAGTTATGTCACAAGTGTTAATTACTGTCATTGTTTACTCGTACTTAATGTCCAGCAGAGACAGGCGGCACAGAAAGATGGCGGCTGCCTTGCTGAGAACAGGACGACTTTGCTCTGTGAAGGTAAATGCTGGAACATGTCTGCGTGAACAGCTTCTGCGTGTGGGTCTGCGTCTTgagtcgacggactcgtttcaattcatggtttaaaaaggcttgcgcgtgttgcaaagcaattcaccgccagaacactaggtggaaaaacattttttgttgaagacgacctagagagtgacgtctttgtgtg harbors:
- the wdr4 gene encoding tRNA (guanine-N(7)-)-methyltransferase non-catalytic subunit wdr4; the encoded protein is MTAIGFCGEWLIFACDKKLVAIHTKQARERFVFDCSTAEKKPTDGKDDNSSDAGASEEVGKDKVLAFAVSSSGNLMALTDDSKRLVLFRCKPSWQCISIRWVVRRCTSLMFNKAEDELLATDKSGDVYSFSVETPQKRGELKMGHLSMLLAVSMSPDDKYIITADRDEKIRVSPLASPHNIQSFCLGHQQFVSALLVPSGHPHWLLSGSGDGTMKLWEYESGRKLQSWDFKELNDAAGSEAQHKFTVCRITSSPDNRHVAVQCERVSTLQFFTLHHDGKEKLVLQSRMSLPHCPLDIAFDPEGRLWVLMDAIDAPLQIYTHRRDFWECDAESPELNRVTEAFKPHWETLEASSRTDSRFEHLHKVSFDNVTAYLQKKQQRLEEQQLKRGRAQKASCNKKAKKDTSGAGI